Proteins encoded by one window of Rubrobacter indicoceani:
- a CDS encoding DUF2723 domain-containing protein, translating into MRNALNRAGVLAFMASLGLLTDRRPPNRSPAGRVAALRPDDEAPKRSGGGWAVLTLLAGLGVGVLVFFLYYRTLAPTMLYYDPAGMYDSLMLQVKAAVLGIPNPTGYPTYIMLAHLFTYLPVEGGVGYRVNLASAVFGAAAVGVVFLVCRLLTGRLAPALVGAFLFGVSRVFWSQAVIAEVYTLNALFIALDLLALLLWRKTGRDRYLLLFALLMGLTMTNHMTSGLVLPAAALFVALTDWRRLLDLRLVLRGTGLFFAGLLPYLYLPVRAMMDPPLNETDPSTPERFLALVTGSNFQSRMFAFEWDQMPGRISLYAGHLAEQFNPLFIVVAAFGALALSYRRDAAALAMLVLLYLGWLVYGMHYDIRDYFIYFIPTYLILCIFVACGLGAALDIVFASARSAKEASARLPGLHRVLSGGPARTGGLAVAAVLSLGMLYLPLPGLEKVYKDVDMSEDFHGLHIMNAVMEGTAPNATVVQNGGVMYYMQYVAEERSDLQITDPFPAGGWQATSPLWVMGAVEALGEGRRAYVIFPSRTAESNEYLFWSSGYELIEDESGFFYEVVPRERNTRELRSL; encoded by the coding sequence ATGCGTAATGCTTTAAACCGAGCGGGCGTTCTCGCCTTTATGGCTTCTCTGGGTCTTTTGACCGACAGAAGACCTCCGAATCGCTCTCCGGCGGGGCGGGTAGCCGCACTCCGTCCCGACGACGAGGCTCCAAAACGGTCGGGGGGCGGATGGGCGGTCCTCACCCTGCTGGCCGGGCTCGGGGTCGGGGTTCTCGTGTTCTTTCTGTACTACAGGACGCTCGCCCCGACGATGCTCTACTATGACCCGGCGGGGATGTACGACTCGCTGATGCTGCAGGTGAAGGCCGCCGTGCTCGGCATCCCGAACCCGACCGGATATCCGACGTATATCATGCTCGCGCACCTGTTTACGTACCTGCCGGTCGAGGGCGGGGTCGGTTACCGGGTAAACCTCGCCTCGGCGGTCTTCGGGGCCGCGGCGGTCGGGGTGGTTTTCCTTGTCTGTCGGCTGCTCACGGGGCGGCTCGCGCCCGCGCTCGTCGGGGCTTTTCTTTTCGGCGTGAGCCGGGTGTTCTGGTCCCAGGCCGTTATCGCCGAGGTCTACACGCTCAACGCGCTGTTTATCGCCCTTGACCTGCTCGCGCTGCTCCTGTGGCGCAAGACCGGTCGGGACCGGTACCTTCTTCTGTTCGCCCTGCTCATGGGCCTGACGATGACAAACCACATGACGAGCGGTCTCGTGCTGCCCGCCGCCGCGCTTTTCGTCGCCTTGACAGACTGGCGCAGGCTTCTTGACCTACGGCTTGTCTTGAGGGGAACAGGGTTGTTCTTCGCCGGGCTTCTGCCGTACCTGTATCTCCCCGTCCGGGCGATGATGGACCCGCCCCTGAACGAGACCGACCCGTCCACACCGGAGCGGTTCCTCGCGCTCGTGACCGGGAGCAACTTCCAGAGCCGGATGTTCGCTTTTGAGTGGGATCAGATGCCCGGTAGGATCTCGCTCTACGCCGGACATCTCGCCGAGCAGTTCAACCCGCTCTTTATCGTGGTTGCGGCCTTCGGCGCGCTTGCGCTCTCCTACCGGCGCGACGCGGCCGCGCTCGCGATGCTCGTCCTTCTGTACCTCGGGTGGCTTGTATACGGCATGCACTACGACATCCGCGACTACTTTATCTATTTTATCCCGACCTACCTTATCCTCTGCATCTTCGTCGCGTGCGGGCTCGGTGCGGCGCTCGACATCGTTTTCGCCTCCGCCCGAAGCGCAAAAGAAGCCTCCGCCCGGTTGCCCGGGCTCCACCGCGTCCTCTCCGGCGGCCCGGCCCGGACCGGGGGGCTTGCAGTAGCGGCGGTTCTCTCGCTCGGGATGCTCTACCTGCCGCTCCCAGGCCTCGAGAAAGTCTACAAAGACGTGGACATGAGCGAGGACTTCCACGGGCTGCACATCATGAACGCCGTTATGGAGGGGACCGCCCCGAACGCAACGGTCGTCCAGAACGGCGGGGTGATGTACTACATGCAGTACGTGGCAGAGGAAAGGTCGGACCTTCAGATCACGGACCCTTTTCCGGCGGGCGGCTGGCAGGCGACCAGCCCGCTCTGGGTGATGGGCGCCGTCGAGGCGCTCGGAGAGGGTCGCCGGGCGTACGTGATCTTCCCGAGCCGGACCGCCGAGAGCAACGAGTACCTTTTCTGGTCTTCGGGCTACGAGCTCATCGAGGACGAGAGCGGCTTCTTCTACGAGGTCGTCCCCCGCGAACGCAACACAAGGGAGCTCAGGAGCCTCTGA
- a CDS encoding DUF4385 domain-containing protein — protein MSADFDYSLDYKNLDLRENPELYRVGRGEQGVLMVEPYKSEILPNWRFKTEEIARESSEKIYDQFIAYRDADDFVGMDMARKFLQMGYTRARRYANHASGKKYDDKGKVREQDEGAMENEKARAARVFYKKYVEAREDPQYKKRRKAWVAWSKGQGDPE, from the coding sequence ATGTCCGCCGACTTCGACTACTCGCTCGACTACAAGAACCTCGACCTCCGCGAAAACCCGGAGCTGTACCGCGTCGGGCGGGGTGAGCAGGGCGTCCTGATGGTCGAGCCGTACAAGTCCGAGATCCTCCCGAACTGGCGGTTCAAAACGGAGGAGATAGCCCGGGAATCATCGGAGAAGATCTACGATCAGTTTATCGCCTACCGCGACGCCGACGACTTCGTCGGGATGGATATGGCCCGGAAGTTTCTTCAGATGGGCTATACAAGAGCTCGTCGCTACGCCAACCATGCAAGCGGGAAAAAGTACGACGATAAGGGAAAGGTGCGCGAGCAGGACGAGGGGGCCATGGAGAACGAGAAGGCCCGCGCCGCCCGCGTTTTCTACAAGAAGTACGTCGAGGCCCGCGAAGACCCGCAGTACAAGAAGCGGCGCAAGGCGTGGGTTGCGTGGTCAAAAGGGCAGGGCGACCCGGAATAG
- the rplI gene encoding 50S ribosomal protein L9, whose protein sequence is MQVILTKDVEKIGRRGDIVDVSRGYVRNYLTPRGLAEVATPGKLAEAQHQMEEAEERDRRLEERATEIAATLNKSVITIEARTGEDDRIFGSVTAANIANSIKGARGIHLDRRRIKLPEPIKTLGTHTVSVQVHGDVEANVKVIIVPKL, encoded by the coding sequence ATGCAGGTGATCCTGACCAAAGACGTAGAGAAGATCGGCCGCCGGGGCGATATCGTTGATGTGAGCCGGGGCTACGTCCGCAACTACCTCACCCCGCGCGGTCTGGCCGAGGTCGCGACGCCCGGTAAACTCGCCGAGGCGCAGCACCAGATGGAGGAGGCCGAGGAACGCGACCGCCGCCTCGAAGAACGCGCCACCGAGATAGCGGCCACGCTCAACAAGAGCGTTATCACCATCGAGGCCCGCACCGGGGAGGACGACCGCATCTTCGGCTCCGTAACCGCCGCGAACATCGCGAACTCGATCAAGGGCGCCCGCGGAATCCACCTCGACCGCCGCCGCATCAAACTCCCCGAACCGATAAAGACCCTCGGGACCCACACCGTCTCCGTGCAGGTCCACGGTGATGTAGAGGCCAACGTAAAGGTCATCATCGTCCCGAAGCTCTAG
- the fabI gene encoding enoyl-ACP reductase FabI, translating into MSGFMAGKKILVTGVLDRRSIAFSAARLAQEQGAEVLLSGFGRARSLTDRTARRLDPTPDVVELDVNKPEDIEAAAKDIEARWGSLDGIVHAIAFAPEDALGGNFMQTEWPSVATAVQTSAFSLKALTGGLAHLMPSGSSVVGLDFDAQVAWPAYDWMGVAKAAFESTARYVARDLGDKGIRVNLVSAGPVKTLAAKGISGFDAIEGEWADQAPLGWSATDPEPVGRAIVSLLSDWWPATTGEIIHVDGGFHAMGTKIR; encoded by the coding sequence ATGAGCGGTTTCATGGCAGGAAAGAAGATCCTCGTTACCGGGGTCCTCGACCGACGCTCCATCGCGTTTTCGGCGGCGCGGCTCGCCCAGGAACAGGGCGCTGAGGTTCTTCTCTCGGGCTTCGGTCGGGCCAGAAGCCTGACGGACCGCACGGCCCGCAGGCTCGACCCGACCCCGGACGTTGTAGAACTCGACGTAAACAAACCCGAAGACATCGAAGCCGCAGCGAAGGATATCGAAGCCCGCTGGGGGAGCCTCGACGGTATCGTCCACGCCATCGCCTTCGCCCCCGAAGACGCTCTCGGCGGCAACTTCATGCAGACGGAGTGGCCTTCGGTCGCGACCGCCGTCCAGACCTCGGCGTTCTCCCTGAAAGCTCTGACCGGCGGGCTCGCACACCTCATGCCGTCCGGCTCCTCCGTTGTGGGGCTCGACTTCGACGCGCAGGTTGCGTGGCCCGCCTACGACTGGATGGGCGTCGCCAAGGCCGCCTTTGAGTCAACCGCCCGCTACGTAGCCCGCGACCTCGGAGACAAAGGAATCCGGGTGAACCTCGTGAGCGCCGGGCCGGTGAAAACGCTGGCTGCGAAAGGTATCTCCGGCTTCGACGCCATCGAAGGCGAATGGGCGGATCAGGCACCGCTCGGCTGGAGCGCGACCGACCCGGAGCCCGTCGGACGCGCCATCGTCAGTTTGCTCTCGGACTGGTGGCCCGCCACGACCGGGGAGATAATCCACGTGGACGGTGGCTTCCACGCTATGGGGACGAAGATCCGCTAG
- the rpsR gene encoding 30S ribosomal protein S18, giving the protein MGRGRKGGGGGGGGNRRERPIKKKPKVDLGYVDYKDYNTLRRFISERGKIRARRVTGLTPQQQREVAVAVKRAREMALLPYVSGK; this is encoded by the coding sequence GGCGGCGGTGGAGGAGGCGGCGGGAACCGCCGTGAACGCCCGATAAAGAAAAAGCCGAAGGTAGACCTCGGCTACGTGGATTACAAGGACTACAATACCCTGAGAAGGTTTATCTCCGAGCGGGGTAAAATCCGCGCCCGGCGCGTTACCGGCCTGACGCCGCAGCAGCAGCGCGAGGTCGCCGTCGCCGTGAAGCGCGCTCGCGAGATGGCCCTTCTCCCTTACGTTTCCGGGAAGTAG
- the dnaB gene encoding replicative DNA helicase, whose protein sequence is MERRGNIRSVPTGAEAVRVPPHDLDAERAVVGAMLVSEQAVASVAENLAAEDFYSETNRVIYRAMMQIYAKGERIDQITLTNQLRSVDEFDKVGGRAYIFNIVESVPTASNAARYAGIVRSKALLRAVIDAGSRIAEDAFREPEDVTEALDAAEQLIYGISNRTMGDHLSPVSELAPNALEMIQKLYENEGDITGVESGFEDLDNLTTGFHKSDLVVLAARPAMGKTAFALNAIWHAAGLNKNPVAIFSLEMSKEQLVQRLISQTTRIPTQALRSGNVKAEDWPKLLRGVGEVAEAPIWIDDTAGVSLMEMRAKVRRLASQLNARGERPLSLVVVDYLQLMLGSNRENRQQDIAEISRGLKVLARDLDVPVIAIAQLSRAVESRHDKRPMLSDLRDSGAIEQDADMVMFLYRDEYYNPDSDDKGIAEVIIGKHRNGPTGKIQLAWLEQYTKFASLARRT, encoded by the coding sequence ATGGAGCGACGGGGGAACATAAGGAGCGTACCGACCGGGGCGGAGGCCGTCCGGGTCCCGCCGCACGACCTTGACGCCGAGCGGGCCGTTGTAGGGGCGATGCTCGTCAGCGAGCAGGCCGTTGCGAGCGTGGCGGAGAACCTTGCTGCGGAGGACTTTTACTCGGAGACGAACCGGGTGATCTACCGAGCGATGATGCAGATCTATGCGAAGGGTGAGCGCATAGATCAGATAACCCTTACAAACCAGCTTCGCTCGGTTGACGAGTTCGACAAGGTCGGTGGGCGGGCCTACATCTTCAACATCGTCGAGAGCGTCCCGACCGCCTCGAACGCCGCGAGGTACGCCGGGATAGTCCGCAGCAAGGCGTTGCTCCGGGCCGTTATAGACGCCGGGAGCCGCATCGCGGAGGACGCCTTCCGGGAGCCGGAGGACGTTACCGAGGCGCTGGACGCGGCGGAGCAGCTTATCTACGGGATATCGAATCGGACCATGGGGGATCACCTCTCCCCGGTCTCCGAGCTTGCGCCGAACGCTCTGGAGATGATCCAGAAACTCTACGAGAACGAGGGCGACATAACGGGCGTCGAGTCCGGTTTCGAAGACCTCGACAACCTGACGACGGGGTTTCACAAGTCCGACCTCGTCGTGCTTGCGGCGCGTCCGGCGATGGGGAAGACGGCCTTCGCCCTGAACGCCATCTGGCACGCCGCCGGGCTGAACAAGAACCCGGTCGCTATTTTCTCCCTGGAGATGAGCAAAGAGCAGCTCGTCCAGAGGCTTATAAGCCAGACGACGCGCATCCCGACCCAGGCCCTCAGAAGCGGTAACGTAAAGGCCGAGGACTGGCCGAAGCTTCTGCGCGGCGTCGGGGAGGTCGCGGAGGCCCCGATCTGGATAGACGACACCGCCGGCGTCTCCCTGATGGAGATGCGCGCCAAAGTCCGGCGGCTTGCAAGCCAGCTCAACGCTCGCGGCGAGAGGCCGCTCTCGCTGGTCGTGGTGGACTACCTTCAACTGATGCTCGGCTCGAACCGGGAGAACCGCCAGCAGGACATCGCAGAGATATCGCGTGGCCTGAAAGTCCTTGCGCGCGACCTCGACGTTCCGGTAATCGCGATCGCACAGCTCTCCCGAGCCGTCGAATCCCGCCACGACAAGCGTCCGATGCTCTCCGACCTCCGCGACTCAGGGGCGATAGAGCAGGACGCCGACATGGTGATGTTCCTTTACCGAGACGAGTACTACAACCCCGACTCCGACGACAAAGGTATCGCCGAAGTCATCATCGGCAAGCACCGCAACGGTCCCACGGGGAAGATCCAGCTGGCCTGGCTTGAGCAGTACACCAAGTTTGCCTCGCTTGCCCGCAGGACATAA
- a CDS encoding LLM class flavin-dependent oxidoreductase, giving the protein MTFDLSVLDLSPVPEGSTSSDALKNTIDLAQHADDLGYKRYWLAEHHNLVSVASSSPEVMISSVAAATENIRVGSGGIMLPNHAPLKVAETFRVLEALHPDRIDLGLGRAPGTDGRTAYALRRTPGEDDAQAAMADRFPKQLAELFAFSGGGFPTGHVFDGIEAVPTDVDLPPVWLLGSSDYSAQASAQMGLGFAFAAHFSTMDPVGVMNFYRDNFEPSEHLKEPHAILAASVICAETDAEARHLARSMELSMLKLRSGRPIKLPTPEEAEAYPYNALEKEFVAQYRRGQVVGSPETVHHKLEVLARRTNADEVMVVSAVHDHEKRLASYGLLAEAFNLSAAA; this is encoded by the coding sequence ATGACTTTCGATCTCTCGGTCCTTGACCTTTCGCCCGTGCCGGAAGGTTCGACGAGCTCCGACGCTCTGAAGAACACGATAGACCTGGCGCAGCACGCCGATGATCTCGGCTACAAACGGTACTGGCTCGCCGAGCATCACAACCTCGTGTCGGTGGCGTCATCGTCGCCGGAGGTGATGATCTCCTCGGTCGCCGCCGCAACGGAGAACATCCGGGTCGGCTCGGGCGGCATAATGCTCCCGAACCACGCGCCCCTGAAGGTCGCCGAAACCTTCCGCGTCCTTGAAGCCCTTCACCCCGACCGGATAGACCTCGGTCTCGGACGCGCCCCCGGTACGGACGGGCGCACGGCCTACGCCCTCAGGCGCACCCCCGGCGAGGATGACGCGCAGGCCGCGATGGCCGACCGCTTCCCGAAACAACTCGCAGAACTCTTCGCCTTCAGCGGCGGCGGCTTCCCGACCGGACACGTCTTCGATGGTATAGAGGCCGTCCCGACGGACGTTGACCTCCCCCCCGTCTGGCTTCTCGGCTCCAGCGACTACTCCGCGCAGGCTTCGGCGCAGATGGGCCTCGGCTTCGCCTTCGCCGCGCATTTCTCGACGATGGACCCGGTGGGCGTAATGAACTTCTACCGAGACAACTTCGAGCCTTCCGAACACCTCAAAGAGCCGCATGCCATACTCGCCGCGTCCGTTATCTGCGCAGAGACGGACGCCGAAGCGAGGCACCTTGCCCGCTCGATGGAGCTTTCCATGCTCAAGCTCAGGAGCGGAAGGCCGATAAAACTCCCGACCCCCGAAGAGGCCGAAGCCTACCCGTACAACGCGCTCGAAAAGGAGTTCGTCGCGCAGTACCGGCGGGGTCAGGTCGTCGGCTCCCCGGAGACAGTCCACCACAAGCTTGAAGTTCTTGCCCGCCGTACAAACGCAGACGAGGTCATGGTCGTCTCGGCCGTCCACGACCACGAGAAGCGCCTCGCGTCCTACGGGCTGCTCGCTGAAGCTTTCAACCTCAGCGCGGCGGCGTAG